TCGCCGCGGCGGGGGTGTAGGCGTGGGCGGCGGCGATCGCGACCGTGACTCGGGCGTCGTTGGCGCCCGTCCTCGAGCCTCGCCACCGCCTCAGGGCCCGCTCCCGGGGCCGCCGGGTGCCCTCCATCGCTGGGCGCTGGCCGTGCCGCCCGGCGCCGTGGCAGGCCCCCGGCCACAGCaggcctctcctcctccctgcgGGGGCCCCGGCGGTCCCGCGGACGCGTTGGGTGCCACGGCAACGGGCGTGGGCAGTGCCGTGGGCGTGGGCAGCGGCTGCTCTGGGCCGGGTCACAGCAAGCGGCGGCGTCAAGCCCCCGGGGTCGGCGCGGTTGGCGGGGCGAGTCCTGAGCGTGAGGAGGTCGGCGCCGGTTACAACAGTGAGGATGAGTACGAAGCGGCTGCGGCGCGCATAGAGGCCATGGACCCTGCCACCGTCGAGCAGCAAGAGCACTGGTTTGAAAAGGCCCTGCGAGACAAGAAGGGCTTCATCAtcaagcagatgaaggaggacgGCGCCTGCCTCTTCCGGGCTGTGGCTGACCAGGTGTACGGAGACCAGGACATGCACGAGGTTGTGCGAAGGCATTGCATGGACTATCTGATGAAGAATGCCGACTACTTCTCTAACTATGTCACAGAGGACTTTACCATCTACATCCACCGGAAGCGGAAAAACAACTGCCATGGCAACCACGTCGAGATGCAGGCCATGGCAGAGATGTACAACCGGCCCGTGGAGGTGTACCAGTACAGCACAGAACCCATCAACACATTCCATGGGCTCCATCAAAATGAGGACGCACCCATCCGTGTCAGCTACCATCAGAATATCCACTACAATTCAGTGGTGAATCCTAACAAGGCCACCATTGGCGTGGGGCTGGGGCTGCCATCATTCAAGCCGGGCTCTGCAGAGCAGTCCCTGATGAAGAAGGCCATCAAAACCTCGGAGGAGTCGTGGATTGAACAGCAGATGCTGGAGGACAAGAAGcgggccacagactgggaggccaCAGAGGAGGCCATCGAGGAGCAAGTGGCTCGGGAGTCCTACCTGCAGTGGCTGAGCGATCAGCAGAGACAGGCTCGCCAAGCCCGTGGCCCCAGCCAGCCCCGGGAGGCCAGCGCCACGTGCAGCTCTGCCACGGCAGCAGCCTCCAGTGGTCTGGAGGAGTGGACCAGCCGGTCCCCAAGGCAGCGGAGTTCAGCCTCGTCACCCGAGCACCCTGAGCTGCATGCCGAGCTGGGCTTCAAGCCCCCTTCCCCAGGCACTGTCTTGGCTCTTGCCAAACCTCCTTCACCGTGTGCACCAGGTACAAGCAGCCAGTTCTCGACAGGGGCCGACCGGGCTACTTCTCCCCTCGTGTCCCTCTACCCTGCTCTGGAGTGCCGGGCCCTCATTCAGCAGATGTCCCCCTCTGCCTTTGGCCTGAACGACTGGGATGACGATGAGATCCTAGCGTCGGTGCTGGCAGTGTCCCAACAGGAATACCTGGACagtatgaagaaaaacaaagtgcaCCGAGACCCACCCCCAGACAAGAGTTGATGGAGACCCAGAGACTGGAGACCATCTCCCAACCCTCACACTCCTGCCCTCTGGTGCCACCCCACCTTCTTTGGCTTTCTTCCCTCTTGCCgtcttccttcttccccctctcccctcctttcactcctccccacttccctctggcTAGCCCACCCCTGTGCGCCCTCTCATCgctgccaccaccatcatcacctgcCTCTTCGCCAGCTGACGTGCCCTGTTGCCCCCTGCACAGCACCATCCCTCCATCCCACAGGGGACTCAGGCAAGGGCGCTGAAGGTAGgcgagagacacacagagacaaacCAACTGGCAGCCAGGCAGCCCCTGAGGAGAGACATTCAGACAGAGGAAAGTCTCCCTGTCCCCCGATTCCTTCCAAGATCAGAAACTTGTCACCCCGCCACAAATGATGccggggaggtgggaggaagaagtGGGAAAATCTCCGTCCCAGTACCCCAGGAATGTCTGAGCCTTCAATGTTGAACTTTTTCCTTATTAAAATGTACTGTTATCTTATAAAATCAGCCAATCAAAAAGTGATgtagacaacaacaacaacaaaaaatagaactaccatatgacccagcagttccactcctgggtatttactgGATGTAAACAaacac
Above is a genomic segment from Balaenoptera acutorostrata chromosome 7, mBalAcu1.1, whole genome shotgun sequence containing:
- the LOC103020808 gene encoding OTU domain-containing protein 5-like, whose product is MTILPKKKPPPPDADPTNEPPPPPGPLPPAPRRGGGVGVGGGDRDRDSGVVGARPRASPPPQGPLPGPPGALHRWALAVPPGAVAGPRPQQASPPPCGGPGGPADALGATATGVGSAVGVGSGCSGPGHSKRRRQAPGVGAVGGASPEREEVGAGYNSEDEYEAAAARIEAMDPATVEQQEHWFEKALRDKKGFIIKQMKEDGACLFRAVADQVYGDQDMHEVVRRHCMDYLMKNADYFSNYVTEDFTIYIHRKRKNNCHGNHVEMQAMAEMYNRPVEVYQYSTEPINTFHGLHQNEDAPIRVSYHQNIHYNSVVNPNKATIGVGLGLPSFKPGSAEQSLMKKAIKTSEESWIEQQMLEDKKRATDWEATEEAIEEQVARESYLQWLSDQQRQARQARGPSQPREASATCSSATAAASSGLEEWTSRSPRQRSSASSPEHPELHAELGFKPPSPGTVLALAKPPSPCAPGTSSQFSTGADRATSPLVSLYPALECRALIQQMSPSAFGLNDWDDDEILASVLAVSQQEYLDSMKKNKVHRDPPPDKS